A stretch of Henckelia pumila isolate YLH828 chromosome 4, ASM3356847v2, whole genome shotgun sequence DNA encodes these proteins:
- the LOC140860640 gene encoding uncharacterized protein — translation MSMSAVSFIPLASAPAHGEKPSKFSGADFKRWQQKMLLYLTTLNLSRFLKEDPPVVVEGDSDTQRRTAIDAWNHIDFLCRNYILNGLDDTLYSVYSSVKTAKELWDSLEKKYKTEDAGIKKFVVDKFLDFKMIDSKTVMSQVQEIQIILHDLLAEGMEINEPFQVASIIEKLPPMWKDFKNYLKHKRKDLRLEDLIVRLRIEEDNRNTEAKSNKKMMETEAKANLAKSSTSHKRKRPQDGKQKGKAKKFQGSCYNCGKPNHMARDCRLPKKSNANQKPKQVNLVEQRYVPLAISDIDLSAVICETNMVDDPRGW, via the coding sequence ATGTCGATGTCTGCTGTTTCATTCATACCACTTGCTTCAGCCCCCGCTCATGGAGAAAAGCCGTCAAAGTTCTCTGGTGCCGACTTCAAACGTTGGCAGCAAAAGATGCTGTTATATCTGACCACCCTCAATCTGTCTagatttctcaaggaggatcccCCCGTCGTCGTTGAAGGCGATTCTGACACACAAAGAAGGACCGCGATAGATGCATGGAACCACATCGATTTTCTCTGCAGGAATTATATTCTGAATGGCCTGGACGACACTCTATATAGTGTCTACTCCTCTGTGAAGACTGCCAAGGAACTCTGGGATTCCTTGGAAAAGAAGTACAAAACTGAAGATGCCGGCATAAAGAAGTTTGTGGTTGACAAATTTCTGGACTTCAAGATGATAGACTCCAAAACTGTAATGAGTCAAGTGCAAGAGATACAAATCATCTTGCATGACTTATTGGCCGAAGGGatggaaatcaatgaaccattccaaGTCGCGTCTATCATTGAGAAGTTGCCTCCGATGTGGAAAGACTTCAAGAACTACCTTAAGCACAAACGTAAGGACTTGAGACTTGAAGATCTAATTGTGAGACTTCGCATCGAGGAAGACAACAGGAATACTGAGGCCAAGTCAAATAAAAAGATGATGGAAACCGAGGCCAAAGCAAATCTGGCGAAGTCTAGTACGAGCCACAAGAGAAAGCGCCCCCAAGATGGAAAGCAAAAAGGAAAAGCAAAGAAATTCCAAGGAAgttgctacaactgtggcaaaCCGAATCATATGGCAAGGGATTGCCGACTTCCAAAGAAATCCAACGCAAATCAGAAACCAAAGCAAGTAAACTTGGTTGAACAAAGGTATGTACCTTTAGCAATTTCTGATATTGATTTAAGTGCCGTTATTTGTGAGACCAACATGGTGGATGATCCAAGAGGATGGTAG